A genome region from Microbacterium profundi includes the following:
- the lgt gene encoding prolipoprotein diacylglyceryl transferase produces MLLTSLPSPPPSWAQFTLGPLTIHTYALCIIAGIIAAVIITQRRLSARGAEDGVVVDIVIWAVPIGIIGARFYHVFTHVGDYFYPGANLGNIFAIWDGGNALYGSLLGGAVGAYIGCRRTGIRLWSFADALAPAMLIAQSMGRIGNYFNHELFGLPTTLPWGLEILPTDTMFPDGLPAGTLFHPLFLYEIIWNLIGVAIILLLERRYRFRWGRTFALYLIWYGLGRSWLEAIRIDPTSDALFGIPANVWASFVVVALGIVLFIVQGRRHPEPEPSVYQEGRAPAVEHQPSSADAT; encoded by the coding sequence GTGCTTTTGACGAGTCTTCCCAGCCCCCCACCGTCGTGGGCACAGTTCACCCTCGGGCCGCTCACAATCCACACCTACGCGCTGTGCATCATCGCCGGGATCATCGCCGCCGTGATCATCACCCAACGACGCCTGTCGGCACGAGGCGCGGAGGACGGCGTGGTTGTCGACATCGTCATCTGGGCTGTCCCGATCGGCATCATCGGAGCCCGGTTCTATCACGTGTTCACCCACGTCGGGGACTACTTCTATCCCGGCGCGAACCTCGGGAACATCTTCGCCATCTGGGACGGCGGCAACGCCCTCTACGGGTCCCTCCTGGGCGGCGCTGTCGGTGCGTACATCGGCTGCCGACGAACCGGCATCCGGCTTTGGTCCTTCGCCGACGCTCTCGCGCCCGCGATGCTCATCGCGCAGTCCATGGGTCGGATCGGCAACTACTTCAACCACGAACTCTTCGGGCTGCCCACCACGCTGCCGTGGGGGCTCGAGATCCTGCCGACGGACACCATGTTCCCGGACGGCCTCCCGGCCGGAACGCTGTTCCACCCGCTGTTCCTGTACGAGATCATCTGGAACTTGATCGGCGTCGCGATCATCCTCCTCCTCGAGCGCAGATACCGGTTCCGGTGGGGACGCACCTTCGCCCTCTACCTCATCTGGTACGGCCTCGGACGCAGCTGGCTCGAGGCCATCAGAATCGACCCCACCAGCGACGCCCTGTTCGGCATCCCCGCGAACGTCTGGGCATCCTTCGTCGTCGTCGCCCTCGGCATCGTCCTGTTCATCGTCCAGGGCCGGCGCCACCCCGAACCGGAACCCTCCGTGTACCAAGAAGGACGCGCGCCAGCGGTGGAACATCAGCCCAGCAGCGCAGACGCGACCTGA
- a CDS encoding AAA family ATPase yields the protein MNQAFIVTKEHRRFTEFANAVRKEKTIGICHGAAGVGKTNSARRYANWDALEPYINAWGPRGDHDAKHYALANRSRTVFYTPEVLCRPKDLMHDIDHWQIKVGLCADEHLRSLMPDGEVVRQNDVTRLVELLIIDEAERLTPTALELLRDRHDRAHLAMILIGMPGIDERFRHYPQLYSRLGFSHHYRALGREELLFVVERHWKRLGRTLDPDDFTDAQAIAAIERITRGNFRLLERLFPQINRVLKINQLDTITDDVIEAAASILVIGN from the coding sequence ATGAACCAGGCATTCATCGTCACCAAAGAACACCGACGCTTCACCGAGTTCGCCAACGCCGTCCGAAAGGAGAAAACCATCGGGATCTGCCACGGCGCCGCCGGCGTCGGGAAAACCAACTCCGCCCGCCGCTACGCGAACTGGGACGCCCTCGAGCCCTACATCAACGCGTGGGGACCGAGAGGCGATCACGACGCAAAGCACTATGCCCTGGCGAACCGATCCCGCACCGTCTTCTACACACCCGAAGTCCTCTGCCGGCCCAAGGACCTCATGCACGACATCGACCACTGGCAGATCAAAGTCGGACTCTGCGCCGACGAGCACCTCCGCTCCCTCATGCCCGACGGTGAAGTGGTCAGGCAGAACGACGTCACCCGCCTGGTCGAGCTCCTCATCATCGACGAAGCCGAACGGCTCACCCCGACCGCCTTGGAGCTTCTCCGCGACCGTCACGACCGCGCGCATCTCGCGATGATCCTGATCGGCATGCCCGGTATCGACGAACGCTTCCGTCACTACCCCCAGCTCTACAGCCGCCTCGGCTTCTCACACCACTACCGCGCCCTTGGCCGGGAAGAGCTCCTCTTCGTTGTCGAACGCCACTGGAAGCGACTCGGCAGGACTCTCGACCCTGACGACTTCACCGACGCTCAAGCCATCGCCGCCATCGAACGCATCACCCGCGGCAACTTCCGCCTGCTCGAACGGCTCTTCCCCCAGATCAATCGCGTGCTGAAGATCAACCAGCTCGACACCATTACCGACGATGTCATTGAAGCCGCCGCGAGCATTCTCGTCATCGGCAACTAG
- a CDS encoding Mu transposase C-terminal domain-containing protein: MDAAERWRVLRLHVEDQIPLAVLARETGISARTLQRWHQLYRAGGIAALEPHDRNDKGGRRTSAETVAFIERLALTRPRPSIATLHRLASAEAEAHELPVPSYATVRQIVQALDPALVTLALEGPVSYRDKHELVFRRRAEHPNQTWQSDHTELDILIVGADGKPDRPWLTTVMDDYSRAICGYMVFTGAPSAINTALALRQAIWRKTDPAWAMCGIPEILHVDHGSDFISHHLEQTALALHIRIVHSAVGRPQGRGKIERFFGTINTELLATLPGHLGPGSRTPMPMLDLAGLDRAIGDFIGTYNDRPHSELGISPRDAWVADGWLPRMPESLQELDGLLLTVPKNRVVQRDGIHFQGQRYLAPTLAPFVGHTITIRYDPRDISEIRVYDRDTFICTAIDEAHPNLRLSLRDIETARRARRKQLRRAIHDRIPTVATRQEPRTPEPIKRRPRLRTYEEDE; encoded by the coding sequence ATGGACGCGGCCGAACGGTGGCGTGTTCTTCGGCTTCATGTCGAAGACCAGATCCCGCTCGCCGTCCTCGCCCGGGAGACCGGGATCTCCGCCCGCACCCTCCAACGCTGGCACCAGCTCTACCGCGCAGGCGGCATCGCAGCCCTCGAACCTCATGACCGCAACGACAAGGGGGGCCGCCGAACATCAGCGGAGACTGTCGCGTTCATCGAACGATTGGCGCTGACCCGGCCACGCCCAAGCATCGCCACCTTGCACCGGCTCGCCTCCGCGGAGGCGGAAGCTCACGAACTGCCGGTGCCGAGTTACGCGACCGTCCGCCAGATCGTCCAGGCACTCGATCCGGCCCTTGTCACGCTGGCACTTGAGGGACCGGTCTCGTACCGGGACAAGCACGAGCTCGTCTTTCGGCGCCGGGCGGAACACCCCAACCAGACGTGGCAGTCCGACCACACCGAGCTCGACATCCTCATCGTCGGCGCGGACGGGAAACCCGACCGGCCCTGGCTCACCACGGTCATGGACGACTACTCCCGCGCCATCTGCGGATACATGGTCTTCACCGGCGCACCCTCAGCCATCAACACCGCCCTCGCTCTCCGACAGGCGATCTGGCGGAAGACCGACCCGGCGTGGGCAATGTGCGGCATCCCCGAAATCCTCCACGTCGACCACGGCTCCGACTTCATCAGCCATCACCTCGAGCAGACCGCACTCGCCCTGCACATCAGGATCGTCCACTCCGCCGTCGGGCGACCCCAAGGCCGCGGGAAGATCGAACGGTTCTTCGGAACCATCAACACCGAACTCCTAGCCACGCTCCCCGGCCACCTCGGACCCGGCAGCCGAACACCAATGCCTATGCTCGACCTCGCAGGCCTCGACCGTGCCATCGGCGACTTCATCGGCACCTACAACGACCGGCCCCACAGCGAGCTGGGGATCTCACCCCGGGATGCGTGGGTCGCGGACGGCTGGCTTCCGCGGATGCCCGAGAGCCTTCAAGAGCTCGACGGGCTGCTCCTTACTGTTCCGAAGAACCGGGTCGTGCAACGCGACGGCATCCACTTCCAAGGCCAGCGCTACCTCGCCCCAACCCTGGCGCCGTTCGTCGGTCACACCATCACGATCCGGTACGACCCCCGGGACATCTCCGAGATCCGCGTCTACGACCGCGACACGTTCATCTGCACCGCCATCGACGAGGCCCACCCCAACCTCCGCCTCAGCCTCCGCGACATCGAAACCGCCCGCCGCGCCCGCCGCAAGCAGCTGCGTCGTGCAATCCACGATCGCATTCCGACCGTTGCCACCCGCCAGGAACCTCGCACCCCCGAACCGATCAAGCGGCGGCCACGGCTTCGCACCTACGAAGAGGACGAGTGA
- a CDS encoding IS256 family transposase has translation MTAPHIVDPAGVLSEALSDASPDLMRNLLQTMINALLSADADAVVGAEWGTSSPERIAQRNGYRHRDLDTRVGTIDVAVPKLRQGTYFPEWLMERRKRSEAAMITVIADCYLAGVSTRRMDKLVKTLGIHSLSKSQVSRMAADLDENVDQFRHRPLGDAGPFTFVAADALTMKVREGGRVINAVVLVATGVNADGRREVLGVRVATSETGAAWSSFFADLVARGLTGVRLVTSDAHAGLVEAIAANLPGASWQRCRTHYAANLMSVCPKSMWPAVKAMLHSVYDQPDAASVNAQFDRLLDYVEDKLPAAHAHLDAARADILAFPEFPDGLWAQIWSNNPNERLNREIRRRTDSVGIFPNRDAIIRLVGAVLAEQTDEWAEGRRYLGLDILAKSRLTLVPDSGAEEVTDTVLELSA, from the coding sequence ATGACCGCTCCTCATATTGTCGACCCTGCCGGCGTTCTTTCCGAAGCGCTCTCTGACGCGTCGCCGGATTTGATGCGCAACCTGTTGCAGACCATGATCAACGCACTGCTGTCCGCGGATGCCGATGCTGTTGTCGGCGCGGAATGGGGCACGTCGAGCCCCGAACGCATCGCACAGCGCAACGGTTACCGACACCGAGACCTGGACACCCGCGTCGGGACGATCGATGTCGCTGTCCCGAAGCTGCGCCAGGGCACCTACTTCCCCGAATGGCTCATGGAACGCCGCAAGAGGTCCGAGGCCGCGATGATCACCGTGATCGCGGACTGCTACCTCGCCGGAGTCTCCACCCGCCGGATGGACAAGCTCGTCAAGACACTCGGGATCCACTCCCTGTCGAAGTCGCAGGTCTCCAGGATGGCCGCGGACTTGGATGAGAACGTCGACCAGTTCCGCCACCGCCCCCTCGGCGATGCGGGCCCGTTCACGTTCGTCGCCGCCGACGCTCTCACGATGAAGGTCCGCGAAGGCGGCCGCGTCATCAACGCGGTCGTCCTCGTCGCGACGGGCGTGAACGCCGACGGGCGCCGTGAGGTTCTCGGCGTCCGCGTCGCAACGAGCGAGACAGGGGCGGCCTGGTCCAGCTTCTTCGCCGACCTCGTCGCCCGCGGACTCACTGGCGTCCGCCTCGTCACTAGTGACGCCCACGCAGGGCTGGTCGAAGCGATCGCTGCGAACCTGCCAGGCGCGTCCTGGCAACGCTGCCGCACCCACTACGCCGCGAACCTGATGTCCGTCTGCCCGAAGAGCATGTGGCCGGCGGTGAAAGCGATGCTGCACTCCGTTTACGACCAACCCGACGCGGCCAGCGTGAACGCGCAGTTCGACCGGCTCCTGGACTACGTCGAAGACAAACTCCCCGCCGCACACGCCCACCTCGACGCCGCCAGAGCCGACATCCTCGCGTTCCCCGAGTTCCCGGACGGGCTCTGGGCACAGATCTGGTCCAACAACCCGAACGAGCGGTTGAACCGGGAGATTCGTCGCCGCACCGACAGCGTCGGCATCTTCCCCAACCGCGACGCGATCATCCGCCTCGTCGGCGCAGTCCTCGCCGAGCAAACCGACGAATGGGCCGAAGGACGCCGCTACCTCGGCCTCGATATCCTCGCCAAAAGCCGCCTCACCCTCGTCCCCGACAGCGGAGCGGAGGAGGTCACCGACACCGTTCTCGAGCTCAGCGCCTAA